A single window of Desulfovibrio psychrotolerans DNA harbors:
- a CDS encoding chemotaxis protein, producing the protein MSPEHNILLESGTNELEVLELYIEERLPDGSVVPCYFGVNVAKVMQVIEAPAFNAPESASNPCFMGMIDIRNMMVPVLDLSRWLRMDMVRSEYDVIMVTEFSNAVTGFLVSGVTEIHRVGWQQVQPPSGYISKIGTNCIVGMVDLGDHFVQLVDLENVLADLDPTTFEKAVQEGPRANRTYRALVADDSATIRLMLRKNLEAANFDPLLVNNGQEALNQLRAFRNRMEQEGRPLSDYVDIVISDIEMPLMDGFTLTKNIKEDAVLGRLPVILYSSLITNELRHKGDSVGADDQISKPDLDTMAQRALQLLEAQA; encoded by the coding sequence ATGAGTCCGGAACACAATATCCTGCTGGAAAGCGGGACCAACGAACTGGAAGTGCTGGAACTCTATATAGAGGAGCGGCTACCCGATGGTTCGGTCGTTCCATGTTACTTCGGGGTGAATGTCGCCAAGGTGATGCAGGTTATTGAAGCGCCTGCGTTCAATGCGCCGGAGTCGGCCTCCAATCCCTGTTTCATGGGCATGATAGACATCCGTAACATGATGGTGCCGGTGCTGGATCTCAGCCGCTGGCTGCGCATGGACATGGTGCGGTCAGAGTACGATGTGATCATGGTCACGGAGTTCAGCAACGCTGTGACGGGCTTTCTGGTTTCCGGCGTCACGGAGATTCACCGCGTGGGCTGGCAGCAGGTGCAGCCGCCCAGCGGGTATATTTCGAAGATAGGCACCAACTGCATTGTGGGCATGGTGGACCTTGGCGACCACTTTGTTCAGCTGGTGGATCTCGAGAACGTGCTGGCGGATCTGGACCCCACCACCTTCGAGAAGGCTGTGCAGGAAGGACCGCGTGCAAACCGGACCTACCGTGCCCTTGTGGCGGACGATTCCGCCACCATACGCCTGATGCTGCGCAAGAATCTGGAGGCGGCGAACTTTGACCCCCTGCTCGTCAATAACGGGCAGGAGGCGCTGAATCAGCTGCGCGCCTTCCGCAACCGCATGGAGCAGGAGGGCCGTCCTCTTTCCGATTACGTGGATATTGTCATTTCCGACATAGAGATGCCCCTGATGGACGGCTTCACCCTGACCAAGAATATCAAGGAAGACGCCGTGCTGGGCAGGCTGCCCGTCATTCTCTATTCATCGCTCATTACCAACGAGTTGCGCCATAAGGGGGATTCCGTGGGGGCGGATGACCAGATATCCAAACCCGACCTCGACACTATGGCGCAGCGCGCCCTGCAACTGCTGGAAGCACAGGCCTGA
- a CDS encoding Hpt domain-containing protein, translating to MPYEDDKEVLEAFEEETRERLEDIETGLLDLERSPGAVDGERVHAIFRAAHSIKAGAGLLKFKDIEMIAHRAENILQRVRNGELTPDAPLITALLEAFDSVHDLLGERRTHADASTVQRRLAALERYVR from the coding sequence ATGCCGTACGAGGACGACAAAGAAGTGCTGGAGGCGTTTGAGGAGGAAACCCGCGAGCGCCTTGAGGATATCGAGACCGGCCTGCTGGATCTGGAGAGAAGCCCCGGGGCGGTGGACGGCGAGCGCGTGCACGCCATATTCCGGGCTGCGCACTCCATAAAGGCCGGGGCCGGGCTTCTTAAATTCAAGGATATAGAGATGATCGCCCACAGGGCCGAGAATATTCTCCAACGCGTGCGCAACGGCGAGCTCACGCCCGATGCACCTCTCATTACCGCGCTGCTGGAAGCCTTTGACAGTGTGCACGATCTGCTGGGTGAGAGGCGCACCCATGCCGATGCATCAACCGTGCAACGCAGGCTCGCCGCGTTGGAACGCTACGTGCGCTAA
- a CDS encoding amino acid ABC transporter permease, whose protein sequence is MPKKRCTFCALDAILLCALATALGLFLWRVHLRFDYAWNWAAVPQFLLRHDPETGWMPNVLLRGLFTTIRLSIWSTALALLVGILAGLAGASHSLFLRLLARTYVETMRNLPPLVLVFIFYFFIYALLAPLTGLEAALRNASQWPPWLVTLLTFLCDEPARLPGFISGVITLAVYEGAYIAEIVRGGIASVDRGQWEAASSLGLGRFSQLRLVILPQALKVIIPPLAGQFISTIKDSAIVSVISIPELTFQGLELMAATNLTFEVWITITCLYLALTLGCAVLARRLERRLRWRF, encoded by the coding sequence ATGCCGAAGAAACGCTGCACCTTCTGCGCGCTGGACGCCATCCTGCTCTGCGCCCTTGCCACCGCTCTGGGCCTTTTCCTGTGGCGGGTGCACCTGCGTTTCGATTACGCATGGAACTGGGCCGCCGTTCCGCAGTTTCTGCTGCGGCACGACCCGGAAACAGGCTGGATGCCCAACGTGCTCCTTCGCGGATTGTTCACCACCATCCGCCTGAGCATCTGGAGTACGGCCCTTGCCTTGCTGGTGGGGATTCTGGCGGGTCTGGCGGGAGCAAGCCACAGCCTGTTCCTGCGCCTGCTGGCGCGCACCTATGTGGAAACCATGCGCAATCTGCCGCCGCTGGTGCTGGTGTTCATCTTCTATTTTTTTATTTACGCACTGCTTGCCCCGCTCACGGGACTGGAAGCGGCACTGCGCAACGCCAGCCAATGGCCCCCGTGGCTGGTGACGTTGCTGACCTTTCTGTGCGACGAACCTGCACGGCTGCCCGGATTTATCTCCGGCGTGATAACGCTGGCGGTGTACGAGGGTGCTTATATTGCAGAAATTGTGCGCGGCGGTATTGCCAGCGTGGACAGGGGACAGTGGGAGGCGGCAAGCTCGCTCGGACTGGGGCGTTTCAGCCAACTTCGGCTGGTTATTCTCCCGCAGGCACTTAAGGTCATCATCCCTCCCTTGGCGGGCCAGTTCATCTCCACCATCAAGGATTCCGCAATTGTTTCAGTTATTTCCATACCTGAGCTTACCTTTCAGGGGCTGGAACTGATGGCGGCCACAAACCTGACCTTTGAGGTGTGGATAACCATCACCTGCCTCTACCTTGCCCTCACGCTGGGCTGCGCCGTGCTGGCCCGGCGGCTGGAACGCCGCCTGCGCTGGCGGTTCTGA
- a CDS encoding transporter substrate-binding domain-containing protein gives MPLRIASTLLFAALLLACLLLPQAHAKDATHALRDASVISKVLERGTLRVGFSTFVPWAMTDKTGEYIGFEVDVMTQLAQDLGVRMEFVPTSWSGIIPALLSDKFDVIIGGMSVTTERNMKVNFTIPYDTTGMALVASKTTAAGFDSLDDFNSQDVIIVARIGSTPATAAKQFFPKATLRLFDKETQCMQELLSGRVHAFVASAPLPAHSAAEHPDKLFMPVQGTFTSEPVAFAVRKGDPDTLNVLDNWIRQKEAQGWLAERKHYWFETVEWAARLK, from the coding sequence ATGCCTCTTAGAATCGCCTCCACCCTGTTATTTGCGGCCCTGCTGCTGGCCTGCCTCCTGCTTCCGCAGGCCCACGCCAAAGACGCCACCCACGCACTGCGCGATGCCAGCGTCATTTCCAAGGTGCTGGAACGCGGAACCCTGCGCGTGGGATTCTCCACCTTCGTGCCATGGGCCATGACGGACAAAACCGGCGAATACATCGGTTTTGAGGTGGATGTCATGACCCAGCTGGCACAGGATCTCGGCGTACGCATGGAGTTCGTTCCCACAAGCTGGTCGGGCATCATCCCCGCCCTGCTGTCTGACAAGTTCGATGTCATCATCGGCGGCATGAGCGTGACCACAGAGCGCAACATGAAGGTCAACTTCACCATCCCCTACGACACCACGGGCATGGCGCTGGTGGCCAGCAAAACCACGGCTGCCGGATTCGATTCGCTGGATGACTTCAACAGCCAGGACGTGATCATCGTGGCGCGCATAGGCTCCACCCCTGCCACCGCCGCCAAGCAGTTCTTCCCCAAGGCCACGCTGCGCCTCTTCGACAAGGAGACCCAGTGCATGCAGGAACTGCTCTCGGGCCGCGTTCATGCATTTGTGGCCAGCGCACCTCTGCCCGCGCACAGTGCGGCAGAGCACCCAGACAAACTGTTCATGCCCGTGCAGGGCACCTTCACTTCCGAACCCGTGGCCTTTGCCGTGCGCAAGGGCGACCCGGACACCCTGAACGTGCTGGATAACTGGATACGCCAAAAGGAAGCACAGGGCTGGCTGGCTGAACGCAAGCACTACTGGTTCGAAACCGTGGAATGGGCTGCGCGCCTCAAGTAG
- a CDS encoding amino acid ABC transporter permease yields MASFSRTRLRRALALASAEHRSPAWDVFQYLLVMAGLVWCMAAGAEGLGYDWQWYRVPRYLFTIREGTLHWGPLMAGLLVTLHITACAMGLALLFGLAAMLLTRSPSMVGRAVAVTYIHGIRNTPLLIQLYVLYFVFSPVLGMGAFASAVLALSLFEGAYMAEIFRAGMQSVPKGQWEASYSLGMTTAATYRKVILPQAVRNVLPPLTGQSISLVKDSALVATISIFDMTMQGQAIIAETFLTFEIWFTIAAIYLAINLGLSFTARAMEKRLKPSEAI; encoded by the coding sequence ATGGCCTCATTTTCGCGTACACGGCTGCGCAGGGCGCTCGCCCTTGCCAGCGCGGAGCACCGTTCGCCGGCATGGGATGTTTTTCAGTATCTGCTGGTGATGGCGGGCCTCGTCTGGTGCATGGCCGCCGGGGCTGAAGGGCTGGGTTACGACTGGCAATGGTACCGGGTTCCCCGCTACCTGTTCACCATACGCGAAGGCACCCTGCACTGGGGGCCGCTCATGGCAGGCCTACTCGTCACGTTGCATATAACCGCCTGCGCCATGGGCCTTGCCCTGCTGTTCGGCCTTGCCGCCATGCTGCTGACCCGCTCCCCCTCCATGGTTGGCCGCGCCGTGGCCGTCACCTACATACACGGCATCCGCAACACGCCGCTGCTCATACAATTATACGTGCTCTATTTCGTCTTTTCCCCGGTGCTGGGCATGGGCGCGTTCGCATCGGCCGTGCTCGCCCTGTCGCTGTTCGAAGGGGCCTACATGGCAGAAATATTCCGTGCAGGCATGCAGAGCGTACCCAAAGGACAATGGGAAGCCTCGTACAGTCTGGGCATGACCACCGCAGCCACCTACCGGAAGGTCATCCTGCCGCAGGCCGTGCGCAACGTGCTGCCGCCCCTGACCGGACAATCCATCTCATTGGTGAAGGATTCCGCCCTTGTGGCCACCATTTCGATCTTCGACATGACCATGCAGGGGCAGGCCATCATCGCGGAAACCTTTCTCACCTTTGAAATATGGTTCACCATTGCCGCCATCTATCTGGCAATCAATCTTGGCCTGTCTTTTACGGCGCGGGCCATGGAAAAACGGCTCAAGCCATCAGAAGCGATCTGA
- a CDS encoding methyl-accepting chemotaxis protein, whose product MLKGVSVKALIFTLVGVVLAMVFGGFGWLWLSATGDVVAVSTVSVVAGCAVAALLFLILPLSVLLVQRITGPLREIRQGVERVLDGDYTVCFACGGSDELAEMRLALESLITRLKHNLGFAQGVLKGIDTPFVVVDTKEKLTYTNASLIKILQHDGKPEDYYGQNVAHFFYGDASRRTVLRDSLENHTVTAREVEFTGRKGGKRTLFIHASPLFDLNGELMGALCIYQDLTELRTREAEILAKNEAISRAAQESEGVSTDVARLAQEISAQVEHTSNEVDRQTERAIDTATAMEEMNAAVYEVARNASTAAEQATEARSKAQEGSSVVAEAMNAIAEVARQSEALRTSMGELGTRAEGIGQVMNVITDIADQTNLLALNAAIEAARAGEAGRGFAVVADEVRKLAEKTMTATKEVGSAIQAIQEGTRQNTQSVDSAVKAVERSRSLSAASGEALKAIVHLVNDTSDQVQAIATAAEQQSATSEHINQAVDEVKNISQQAAAELNAATMGIRELAKRSAQLREIIERIEN is encoded by the coding sequence ATGCTGAAAGGGGTTTCCGTAAAAGCTCTCATTTTCACGCTGGTGGGTGTTGTGCTGGCAATGGTCTTCGGGGGGTTCGGTTGGTTATGGCTTTCCGCAACGGGTGATGTGGTGGCTGTTTCCACGGTTTCCGTTGTGGCGGGTTGCGCTGTTGCCGCGCTGCTCTTCCTTATTCTTCCACTTTCCGTCCTGCTTGTGCAGCGGATAACCGGCCCGCTCAGGGAAATCCGGCAGGGCGTGGAACGCGTTCTGGACGGCGATTACACCGTCTGTTTCGCCTGCGGCGGCTCGGATGAACTTGCCGAAATGCGCCTCGCCCTTGAGTCGCTCATCACGCGCCTCAAGCACAACCTCGGCTTCGCGCAGGGCGTACTCAAAGGCATAGACACCCCCTTCGTGGTGGTGGATACCAAAGAAAAACTCACCTACACCAACGCTTCGCTTATCAAAATTCTCCAGCACGACGGCAAGCCGGAGGATTACTACGGGCAGAACGTGGCCCACTTCTTTTACGGCGATGCCTCGCGCCGCACCGTGCTGCGCGACAGTCTGGAAAATCATACCGTCACCGCGCGAGAAGTAGAATTTACAGGCCGCAAGGGCGGCAAACGCACTCTGTTCATACACGCCTCGCCGTTGTTCGACCTGAACGGCGAACTCATGGGCGCGCTGTGTATTTATCAGGATCTCACAGAGCTGCGCACCCGCGAGGCAGAAATTCTGGCCAAGAACGAAGCCATTTCGCGGGCAGCACAGGAATCTGAGGGCGTATCCACGGATGTGGCCCGCCTTGCGCAGGAAATCTCCGCGCAGGTGGAGCACACAAGCAACGAGGTGGACCGCCAGACAGAGCGCGCCATAGACACAGCCACCGCCATGGAAGAAATGAATGCCGCCGTGTACGAGGTGGCGCGCAATGCCTCCACCGCCGCAGAACAGGCCACCGAGGCGCGCAGCAAGGCGCAGGAAGGCTCGTCCGTTGTGGCAGAGGCCATGAACGCTATCGCGGAGGTGGCCCGCCAGTCCGAAGCGCTGCGCACAAGCATGGGTGAACTGGGCACCAGGGCCGAGGGCATCGGGCAGGTCATGAACGTCATCACCGACATTGCGGACCAGACCAACCTTCTTGCCCTGAACGCGGCCATAGAAGCCGCCCGCGCAGGCGAGGCGGGCCGGGGCTTTGCCGTGGTCGCAGACGAGGTGCGCAAGCTGGCGGAAAAAACCATGACCGCCACCAAGGAAGTGGGCAGCGCCATTCAGGCCATTCAGGAAGGTACGCGCCAGAACACGCAGAGCGTGGATTCCGCCGTCAAAGCCGTGGAGCGCTCCCGCTCGCTCTCTGCCGCCTCGGGCGAAGCCCTCAAGGCCATCGTCCATCTGGTGAACGACACCTCCGATCAGGTGCAGGCAATCGCCACCGCAGCCGAACAGCAGTCCGCCACCAGCGAGCACATCAATCAGGCCGTGGATGAGGTGAAGAACATCTCACAGCAGGCGGCTGCGGAACTGAACGCCGCCACCATGGGCATACGCGAACTGGCCAAACGTTCCGCGCAGCTCAGGGAAATCATCGAACGCATAGAAAACTGA
- a CDS encoding HD-GYP domain-containing protein, which yields MASTAEMSAPSGEGGFFSVSPLMIFPSVMGSFSVYLRQGSEYVLYTGAEEVFTERHKRVLYENGVREVFVRQKHKESYTRYVEENLGHILLDDSIPLRERAGLFYKVSAEALEDVFESRLPGKVGEEQYDRIHSFVNQAVRFLCLENSLKAVGEFIAHDYKTYTHCVNVFVYTTTLLQTYGLDEEMLVRCGIGAMLHDVGKTRIPRLILNKPGKLDPDERRIISKHPTLGLASCTRMPLAQEAMNIILFHHEKMNGSGYPAGLMAEEIPLPVRVVTIADIYDALTSDRPYADARRPFEVLELMRATMAQDLDMEVFKRFIMMLSGARLVGL from the coding sequence ATGGCCAGTACGGCAGAAATGTCAGCCCCTTCGGGAGAAGGTGGCTTTTTCAGTGTTTCCCCGCTCATGATTTTTCCCTCCGTCATGGGGTCTTTCAGTGTCTACCTGCGCCAAGGCAGCGAATACGTCCTGTACACGGGTGCTGAAGAGGTATTTACCGAGCGGCACAAGCGGGTGCTCTACGAGAACGGCGTACGCGAGGTATTTGTCCGGCAGAAGCACAAGGAGTCGTATACCCGTTATGTGGAAGAGAATCTGGGGCACATCCTGCTGGATGATTCCATTCCTCTGCGCGAGCGGGCAGGACTGTTTTACAAGGTTTCCGCCGAGGCACTGGAGGATGTTTTTGAGTCCCGCCTTCCCGGCAAGGTCGGCGAGGAACAGTACGACCGCATCCACAGCTTTGTGAATCAGGCCGTGCGGTTTCTGTGCCTTGAAAACTCGCTCAAAGCCGTGGGCGAGTTCATTGCCCACGACTACAAGACCTATACGCACTGCGTGAACGTGTTCGTTTATACCACCACCCTGCTGCAGACCTATGGACTTGACGAGGAAATGCTGGTGCGCTGCGGCATAGGGGCCATGCTGCATGATGTGGGCAAGACCCGCATTCCCCGGCTGATTCTGAACAAGCCGGGCAAGCTGGACCCGGACGAGCGGCGTATCATCAGCAAGCATCCCACTCTGGGGCTTGCCTCGTGCACACGCATGCCTCTTGCGCAGGAGGCCATGAACATCATCCTTTTCCATCATGAAAAGATGAACGGCAGCGGGTATCCCGCCGGACTCATGGCGGAGGAGATTCCGCTGCCCGTGCGTGTGGTGACCATTGCCGATATATACGATGCCCTGACCTCAGACCGTCCGTATGCAGATGCCCGGCGTCCCTTTGAGGTGCTGGAGCTTATGCGGGCCACCATGGCACAGGATCTGGACATGGAAGTGTTCAAACGGTTCATCATGATGCTTTCCGGCGCAAGGCTGGTGGGTCTGTGA
- a CDS encoding HD-GYP domain-containing protein has protein sequence MTQAAFVQPRETRDDEFFAVPPAMLLRGMRGAFSLYLKQGREYVLYTHAGEEFDERHQRVLMASGVQCVFVREHERPEYRQHVVDNLGRVLGDENIPLPTRAQIFYEASLEVVEDIFANKLPPTIRREQFNRVFEFVTKGVSFLTLENSIRTMASLIAHDYHTFSHSLHVFIYSQVILQTYGFDDRNLVQFGLGAMLHDIGKTFIDESILNKPGPLSWEERGVVNEHPVLGAGACTLMPLSQDALNCVLFHHEKMDGTGYPCGLKGEEIPLPVRAVTIADIYDALCSERPYARARNAFQVLRIMRDEMGHGLDLDVFARFVRILSGAGMV, from the coding sequence ATGACGCAGGCTGCATTTGTACAGCCGCGGGAAACCCGCGACGACGAATTCTTTGCCGTGCCGCCGGCCATGCTGCTGCGGGGGATGCGCGGAGCCTTCAGCCTGTATCTGAAGCAGGGGCGGGAGTATGTGCTGTATACGCACGCGGGTGAGGAATTTGACGAGCGGCACCAGCGGGTGCTTATGGCTTCCGGCGTGCAGTGCGTGTTTGTGCGGGAGCATGAAAGGCCCGAATACCGCCAGCACGTGGTGGACAATCTGGGCCGCGTGCTTGGTGACGAAAACATTCCGCTGCCGACGCGGGCGCAGATTTTCTACGAAGCCTCCCTCGAAGTGGTGGAGGATATCTTTGCCAACAAGCTGCCCCCCACCATACGGCGCGAGCAGTTTAACCGGGTGTTCGAATTTGTGACCAAGGGCGTGAGTTTTCTGACACTGGAAAACTCCATCCGCACCATGGCTTCGCTTATCGCCCACGACTACCACACCTTTTCGCACTCCCTGCATGTGTTCATCTACTCGCAGGTCATTTTGCAGACCTATGGGTTTGATGACCGCAATCTGGTGCAGTTCGGCCTCGGAGCCATGCTGCACGACATAGGCAAGACCTTCATCGACGAGAGTATTCTCAACAAGCCCGGTCCGCTTTCGTGGGAGGAGCGCGGCGTGGTGAACGAGCATCCCGTGCTCGGGGCGGGGGCATGCACCCTTATGCCTCTTTCGCAGGATGCGCTGAACTGCGTGCTTTTTCATCACGAAAAGATGGACGGCACGGGCTACCCCTGCGGGCTGAAAGGCGAGGAGATTCCTCTGCCCGTGCGCGCCGTGACCATTGCGGATATCTACGATGCCCTGTGCTCCGAACGGCCCTATGCCCGTGCGCGCAACGCGTTTCAGGTGCTGCGCATCATGCGGGATGAAATGGGGCATGGGCTGGATTTGGACGTTTTTGCCCGGTTTGTGCGTATTTTGAGCGGCGCGGGCATGGTCTGA
- the nifU gene encoding Fe-S cluster assembly protein NifU, translated as MWEYTDKVREHFLNPRNVGEIADADAVGEVGSLACGDALKLFLKIDEHERIVEAKFQTFGCASAIASSSALTEMLIGKTVAEAEKITNKDIAAFLGGLPKEKMHCSVMGQEALEAAIKGWRGEVVEQHEHEGELVCKCFGVTDEQILRAIRENNLTTVEEVTHFTKAGGGCGDCIPDIQRLVDQALGKVAACEVPEAKPKPLTNVQRMQLVVKTLEEEVRPSLQKDGGDIELVDIDGHTVTVALRGMCTRCPSSQLTLKGFVERTLREHVEPEITVVEAGA; from the coding sequence ATGTGGGAATACACCGACAAGGTCCGTGAACATTTTCTGAACCCCAGAAACGTGGGGGAAATTGCAGACGCGGATGCCGTGGGAGAAGTGGGCAGCCTTGCGTGCGGAGACGCGCTCAAGCTGTTCCTTAAGATAGACGAGCACGAACGCATTGTGGAAGCGAAGTTTCAGACCTTCGGCTGTGCAAGCGCCATCGCCTCATCCTCCGCGCTGACGGAGATGCTTATCGGCAAGACGGTTGCCGAGGCGGAGAAGATAACCAACAAGGATATCGCCGCGTTTCTGGGCGGACTGCCCAAGGAAAAGATGCACTGCTCCGTTATGGGACAGGAGGCACTGGAAGCCGCCATCAAAGGCTGGCGCGGCGAGGTGGTGGAGCAGCACGAGCACGAGGGCGAACTGGTCTGCAAATGTTTTGGCGTGACGGACGAACAGATTTTGCGCGCCATACGCGAGAACAACCTGACCACGGTGGAGGAAGTGACCCACTTCACCAAGGCGGGCGGTGGCTGCGGCGACTGCATTCCCGACATTCAGCGGCTGGTGGATCAGGCGCTTGGCAAGGTGGCTGCCTGCGAGGTGCCCGAAGCCAAGCCCAAGCCGCTTACCAATGTGCAGCGTATGCAACTGGTAGTGAAGACCCTTGAGGAAGAAGTGCGCCCCAGTTTGCAGAAGGACGGGGGCGACATTGAGCTTGTGGATATTGACGGGCACACCGTTACCGTGGCGCTGCGCGGCATGTGTACGCGGTGTCCTTCCAGCCAGCTGACGCTGAAGGGCTTTGTGGAGCGCACCTTGCGCGAGCATGTGGAGCCGGAAATAACCGTGGTGGAGGCAGGCGCATGA
- the nifS gene encoding cysteine desulfurase NifS has translation MRTVYLDNNATTQVDPEVLEAMMPFLTDLYGNPSSMHRFGGQVGRHIVQAREQVAAAIGAQPEEILFTACGTESDNTAIWSALHSQKEKKHIITTRVEHPGVLNLVQHLEKRGYEATYLGVDAKGRLDLDELREAIRKDTALVSVMYANNETGVLFPMEEIARIVKERGVQLHTDAVQAVGKVPVNVAELPVDFLALSGHKLHAPKGVGALYVRKGTPFRPFLRGGHQERGRRAGTENTASIVALGKACELAAMNMAEERTRVKALRDRLEAGLLAAIPDSMVNGDTENRLPNTTSVAFKYVEGEAILLLMDGHGICASSGSACTSGSLEPSHVLRAMGVPFTYAHGSIRFSLSRFNTDEDVALVLRELPPIIKRLRDMSPFREGQEPKGEKPACGC, from the coding sequence ATGAGAACCGTATATCTGGACAACAACGCCACCACGCAGGTGGACCCGGAAGTTCTGGAAGCCATGATGCCCTTCCTGACGGACCTGTACGGCAACCCTTCCAGCATGCACCGGTTCGGCGGACAGGTGGGGCGGCATATCGTGCAGGCAAGGGAACAGGTGGCGGCTGCCATAGGCGCACAGCCTGAAGAAATTCTCTTTACCGCCTGCGGCACAGAAAGCGACAACACCGCCATTTGGTCCGCCCTGCATTCCCAGAAGGAGAAGAAGCACATCATTACCACCCGTGTGGAGCATCCCGGCGTGCTTAATCTGGTGCAGCATCTTGAAAAGCGGGGCTACGAGGCCACCTATCTGGGTGTGGACGCCAAGGGGCGGCTGGACCTTGACGAGTTGCGTGAGGCCATCCGCAAGGATACGGCGCTGGTTTCCGTGATGTATGCCAACAACGAAACGGGCGTGCTGTTCCCCATGGAAGAGATTGCCCGGATAGTGAAGGAACGCGGCGTGCAACTGCACACCGACGCTGTGCAGGCTGTGGGCAAGGTGCCTGTGAATGTGGCGGAATTGCCCGTGGATTTTCTGGCGCTTTCCGGCCACAAGCTGCATGCCCCCAAGGGCGTGGGCGCGCTGTACGTGCGCAAGGGCACGCCGTTCCGTCCCTTCCTGCGGGGGGGGCATCAGGAACGCGGTCGCCGCGCCGGGACGGAAAACACCGCCTCCATTGTGGCGCTGGGCAAGGCGTGTGAATTGGCGGCCATGAATATGGCTGAGGAGCGCACCCGCGTGAAGGCCCTGCGCGACAGGCTGGAGGCAGGGCTGCTTGCCGCCATTCCTGATTCCATGGTGAACGGCGACACAGAGAACAGGTTGCCCAACACGACATCCGTTGCCTTTAAGTACGTGGAAGGGGAGGCCATTCTGCTGCTCATGGACGGCCACGGCATATGCGCCAGTTCCGGTTCCGCCTGCACATCGGGCAGTCTTGAACCTTCGCACGTGCTGCGTGCCATGGGCGTGCCCTTTACGTACGCGCACGGCTCCATACGCTTCAGCCTGAGCCGTTTTAACACGGACGAAGATGTTGCTCTGGTGCTGCGGGAACTGCCGCCCATCATCAAGCGGCTGCGCGATATGTCGCCCTTCCGCGAGGGGCAGGAACCCAAGGGCGAAAAGCCTGCCTGCGGCTGCTGA
- the cysK gene encoding cysteine synthase A — protein sequence MKIAQSMLDLIGRTPLVRLNRVSEGCGAELVGKLEYFNPCSSVKDRIGYNMVLAGEREGRIHKDTLIVEPTSGNTGLGLAFACAVRGYRLVLTMPESMSNERKALLRGFGAQLVLTPAAKGMRGAIAEAERIVAETPGAFMPQQFCNRANPEIHRLTTAEEIWQDTDGAVDIFVSGVGTGGTITGAGARLKELNPALRCIAVEPDASPVLSGGEAGPHAIQGIGAGFVPEVLDRSVIDEVFRVTNEQALSMARRLLREEGILCGISSGAIAHAAIEVAKRPENKGKRIVFIVCDTGERYLSTALFADAQQTA from the coding sequence GTGAAGATAGCACAATCCATGCTCGATCTTATTGGACGGACCCCGCTGGTGCGGCTGAACCGCGTTTCTGAAGGGTGCGGCGCGGAACTTGTGGGCAAGCTGGAGTACTTTAATCCCTGCAGTTCCGTGAAGGACCGCATAGGGTACAACATGGTGCTGGCGGGTGAGCGCGAGGGGCGCATACACAAGGATACGCTCATTGTGGAACCCACCAGCGGCAATACGGGACTTGGGCTGGCGTTTGCCTGCGCTGTGCGGGGCTATCGGCTGGTGCTGACCATGCCTGAATCCATGAGCAATGAGCGCAAGGCGCTGCTGCGCGGGTTCGGGGCGCAGCTTGTGCTTACCCCGGCAGCCAAGGGAATGCGGGGAGCCATTGCCGAGGCGGAGCGCATTGTGGCGGAAACGCCCGGAGCCTTCATGCCCCAGCAGTTCTGCAACAGGGCCAACCCGGAAATTCACCGGCTGACCACGGCGGAAGAGATTTGGCAGGATACGGACGGGGCGGTGGATATTTTTGTCTCCGGCGTGGGGACCGGCGGCACCATCACGGGAGCAGGGGCGCGGCTCAAGGAGCTGAATCCGGCCCTGCGCTGCATTGCTGTGGAGCCTGACGCCTCGCCGGTGCTTTCCGGCGGAGAGGCTGGACCGCACGCCATACAGGGTATCGGCGCGGGCTTTGTGCCGGAGGTTCTGGACAGAAGCGTCATTGACGAGGTATTTCGCGTGACCAACGAGCAGGCATTGAGCATGGCACGCCGTCTGCTGCGCGAAGAGGGCATTTTGTGCGGCATATCCTCCGGAGCCATAGCCCATGCGGCCATTGAGGTTGCCAAGAGGCCGGAAAACAAGGGCAAGCGCATTGTGTTCATCGTCTGCGACACAGGGGAAAGGTATCTTTCCACTGCGCTGTTCGCAGATGCCCAGCAGACTGCGTAG